CGCAGCGTGGTGCTCTCACCTGCTTGCAACGCCGCTGGCGCGGCGCGGAAACTCAGGATGCGCGGTTGGGGCGCAGACCGAGCCGGCGCTGGAGAAGCCGGAGCGGGGGGGGATGCCGAGACCTGTCGAGGAAGCTGGGCTTTGGGGGAAGTCTGCACTTGTGCAGAGGTCTGGGCCTGTGGAGGCGTCGGGGCGGGTTTTGCAACCGCGGAGACGCGTTCGGGGTGAGGTGCCGGGCGGGTGGTCGGCGGAGGCGCAGAAGGCGGGGCAGGTTGCGTGAGGGTGATGGCGGGAGGGACGGCCCACTTCAGCGTCCGCACCTGCTCCACGCCCTGCCCCTCGGCGTTCCGGGCCACCAGGGTCAGACGCTTCACGGTGGGCGGCACGGACAGTCCCAGCTTGCCCTGGGGAGGCAGCGTGCGGCTCCCGCCGTTCCAGCGCAGCTTGACACCCACGCTGCCCGCCGTATTCCAGCGCAGGGGCAGCGGCTGACCGGGAACCGGAGCGGAGGCCAGCACCTCAAAGGCCGTGATGCGGGGGGGCGGCGCATGTACGTGAACCTCGGCGCGCGCGAGAACTTCCTGCTCTCCACTGCTCGCCTTCAGGACGAGGGGACCGCTCTCGGTGGGCACAAACGTACGCTCGCCCGAGGCAGGCAGGTTTCCCAACGGCGCGAGGCGCACGGTGCGGGCACTCCGGACCTGCCAGCGCAAGGTGACCGGCTGCCCCCGCACCACCACCGGCGGCTCTGCCCGAAAGCGCTCGATGCGGGGCGCGGCGAGTGTGGCGCGTATGCTCCGCTGGAGCACACCCCGCCCGTCCAGGTCCTCGGCCACCGGGTCACCGGCGGTCAGTTCGAAGGCGGTGCTGCGGGTCAGTGGGAGGGTTCTCGTCCCCTCGGCGGGCACGTCACCAAAGGGCGCGAGGGTGACGTGGGCAGCGTGGGCCACCCTCCACGTCACCCGCACCCTGCTCCCCACAGGTGCGTTCCGGGGCGTGACGTCGAAGCGGACGATCTGCGGGGCCTCGCGCACGGGCCAGACAGTGATCTGGCGTGAAGCGCTCGTCAGACGGCCCTGAGCCACCAGGGTGTAGGTCTGGGGCTGGTCCACCCCCGGCACCCGCAACTGGCCTTGGGCAGGCAGGCGGCGGCCCGGCAATTCCCGGATTCGCACGGTGCGCGCGCCGGGGACCTGCCACCTCAGGGCGAAGGGAACGCCCTCTCCGGGCTGGGTGTCCGAGGCGTTGAAGGCGGCGATGCGCGGCGGCAGGGCCAGCGACCCCAGCCCCGCAAGCACGGCAGCCAGCGCAGGCAATCCCGCCCAGAGCGGCAGGGCGGGCCGCTGCAAGAAGGTGGCCCTTGCCTCCAGCGGCCGGGTTCGTCCTTCCGGCGAGCCCCACGGGCGGCCCTGCGCGAACACCAACACCCGGCGGGGCCGGGCCGGGCCCCACACCGGCGGACAGCGTACGGCAAAGGTGGTCCGGTACTCGCCCCCGGGCGGCAGGTCCAGCTCGCGCGGCGGGGGCTGCCCCACCCAACGGCTCCCGGTGGGGAGGGTGTAGTCCAGCCGGTAATGCTCAGGCACGTCACCCCGGTTGGCAAGGTGCAGCGCCACGGTCCCCCCCGAACGCCCGGGTTTGGCCATCAGTTCAAGGTACCCCTGCTCGAACGGCAGCACCTCCAGCGGCAGGGTCAGGCGGGCCAGTTCTTCGGCCCCGTGGTGGCGGGCGCTGTCGGAGGAGGCTGCCAGAAAGCGGAATTCAGCCGTATGGGTTCCCGGTTTCACGCTTGCGGTGCGGGGCACCGCCACCCGGACCGCAAGCGGTCCGTCCGCCTGGGCCTGCGCGGGAAGGCTGACCCATTCCGAGGGAACGCCGCCCACCGCCACCCGCAGCGCCCGCCCTTCCCCCACTGCGCCGGGATGAAGCTGGACACCGCGTGATTCGCCCAGCATCAGCCGCAGGGCCGCAGGCTCGGCCACCGGGCCGAGCCCCACCCGCCCGATATAGGTGCGCACCTCGGCCAGTTGCGCGGCCAGGGCGTCGGCCCCGCTGAACTCCCCACTTACGCAACTCCGGATCACGTCGCGCAACGCCGCAGGCAGGGCCGCCAGCCTTTCTGGTGATGGGGGAAGGTCGACCTTCTGCCCCAGAAGTTCTTGCAGTCCACCGCACAACATGACCCCGGCAGCGTGAAGGTCCGCTTGAGACTCTGCGGGCCGTCCCGCCCGCTGTTCGGGCGACAGGTACGGATTTGCCGCCTCGGATGGGCGCAGCGCGCTCCAGCCGAAGTCGCTCAGCCAGACGTGCATGCCGCCCTCGTGGGGGTGCAGCAGCACATTTTCCGGCTTGAGGTTGCCGTGGACCTGTCCGCCCGCATGGGCCTCAGCCAACCCGCGCGCCACCTGGGTCAGCAGGTCCAGCAGGAGATCCACGCTCAGGGCCGCGTCCGCCGTCCGCGCTGCGTCCAACCAGCTGCGCAGCGAGCCTCCCTCCGCCAGGGCCATCGTGTAGAACAGGTGCCCCCCCTCGGCCTGAGGCAGCGTGACGGGCAGACGGTGGGCGCCCTCCTGCCGCGCCGAGGGACCGAGGAGGTCCACGATCTGTCCCAGCTGGGCGATGCGCTCGGGCGCGATCAGGCGCAGGGCCACCTGCCGCCCGCTGCTGGATTCCCGCGCCTCGTGAACCTCGCCCAGCCAGCCGCCGCCCAGCGTGCGGACAAGCTCAACCTGTCCGGGCGGCGTCCACACGAGCGGCGGAGTGGAGGGAGCGTCGGGCGTCGTCATGGGGAAGGGGTGGGTCCAGGGGGAGGGGCCCGCAGCGACATTATCACCGGGCTCCTCCCCCGAACGCGGAATTTCTCACCTGCTTCCGCTTGTCCCGGGCCGCCGCACCCGCCCTCAGGGCAGATTGTTCAGGAAGGTGCGGTGCGCGCCCGAGAAATTCAGGCCGTCGGCGCGGTCCCAGTTGATGGACCAGCTCATCAGGCCGCGCAGACTGGGGGCCGTCTTGGCGGGGCGGTAGGCGCCGCAGTCCACGGCGCGGGTCAGGCAGTTCAGCGCCTTTTGCACCTCGGCAGGAGCCGTATAGCCGCTGCTCGCTGAGCGCGTGCCCGAAGGCAGGCCAATCGCCACCTGATCGGGGCGTAGACCGGGGAAGACATTTTGCGGGTTGCCCCCCAGCGCGAAGCCGGTGATGAGCATGTCGGTCATGGCGACGTGGAAGTCTGCCGTGCCGGGCGTGTAGGTTCGCCCGTCGGTCCCGACCAGTGAGCCCGTGTTGTAATGCTGCACTTGGAGCACGGTCAGTTCGTCGCGCAGCTTGTGGATCAGCGGCAGGTACGCACCCCAGATCCCGCCGTAGCTGGAGTACCCGCCCTGAACGTAGGCGGTCTCAGGGGCCATGGTCAGGACGAAACCGGACCCGAAGCGGGCCTTCAAGGACTTCACGGCAGCGATCAGGTTGACCACGGCGGGCGTGGTGGGGTTATTCAGGTCCGTGTCGCCGGAATTCAGCGCCAGCGAGCCGCCCTCAAGATCTATGTCCAGCCCATTGAGGCCGTAGCGCGAGATGATGTCGCCCATCGTCCGCACGAAGTTGTCGCGGGCCAGCGTGGTGTTGAGCTGAATGTGCGCGTTCGCCCCACCCAGGCTGATCAGCACCTTCTTGCCCTTGGCCTGCTGCCCCCGGATCCCCGCGATAAAGTCGGCCTCGCTCTCGGCGTTGGCTCCGCACGAGGCGGGCGGACAGAGCGTAAAGGCCACCTCGCCCTCCGCCCCGCCGGGTTTGTTCTCCGCGAACGACAGGTTGATGATGTCCCACCCCGGGTCCACATCCTTCATACGGACGTAGCCGCTGCCGTTGTCGAAGTTGTGCCAGTAGCCGATCAGCGCGTGCCGGGGCAGGGCGCCCGTGCCGGGGGTGGTGCCAGCGATGTTAACGGTGACGTTGGCGGAGGCGGACCTGGTATTTCCGGCGGCGTCGAAGGCTTTGGCCACGTACGTCTGCGTCCCGTTCTGCGCCGAAGTCACGCTGTCCGCCGCCGTGTAGGGCGAGGTGGTGTCGGTGCTCAGCAGGATTGCGCCCCGGTAGAACTCCACTTTCGTCACCCCCACGTTGTCGCTCGCCGCCGCGCTCAGGTTCACCGTTCCGGCCGCCGTCACGCCCGTCGGGTTGGCCGTGACGCTGACCGTGGGAGCGGTGGTGTCTGCGGGGGGGGTGGTGCCGTCGCAGGGATTGCCGTTGAGGGTGCAGGTGTTTACGCCGCTGAAGGTGCCGGTGCCGTCGTAGGAGACGGTGACCGCGCCTCCAGCGGGGATGGTGTCGCCGCCCCAGGTGTTGGGGGTGATGGCGTAGAGGCCGGTACTGTCTTTGGAGACGGCGCCGCCGGCACCCCAGGGGGTACCGGTGAGGGCGGCGTTGCCGTTGAACCTGAATTTGAGGGTCCAGCCTTTGATGGCCGTGGCGGTGGGGTTACGCAGGGTGATCACGCCGCCAAAGCCGCTGTCCCACGCGCTGCTCGTGCTGAACGTCGCTGTCGGTGTCGTGCTCGCCTGCGCTTGTAGAGCCGAACCCCCCGAGCGTGTGGAAGAGACTTGGGCGGTGTTCTCCTGCCCACAAGCGGACAACAACAGACCGAGAGCGAGGATCGAGCCGAGACGGGTACGCATGCTGGGCCTCCAAAAGACAAGGTGAGGGCGAACCCTCCTGTTCTGGAAGGTCCTGTTCGTTGGAGCGAGGAGCACCTTTATGAAAATAAAAATCACCCTTATTGTCAAGGGAGGAAAATCCTTTCCTTCTTCGGTGAAGAATTGGGTCTGTCTTCCGGTGGCCCCCGGCAATGGCTTTCCGCTGGTCTTGGGGTGAAGGCGAGGTCCCGACACCGCGTGGTCAGGATCAGCAGTGCCAGCGTGGCCCTCGTCTCAAAGCTCCTGCCGAAAACCCTGCAGCGGTCTGCCCCTCTCTCCCCTTCTTGCCTCAGGCCCTTTACCCCGCCGTCAAAGTTTCAGACGACCATAGGCTCAGCGCGGCCCGCGAGCATGCCGGGCAAAGGCTGGACATCCGACCTCACCCTTCCCGTACTCGGTGCTGCCCCCCACGACCGTTCGTGCGCGACCGTCGCTCACTGGGGGCTGAAGCAGGTGGGCAGAGCTCGGGGATCCGGCGTCAAAGAGGGCGGGCCCGTCTTTGCCCGTTGCCCCTCGCCTCTTCCCAATACTCCTTGCTGCACCGACGCCTCAGGCGGCCACCGTGCTGCGGTTGCGCCCGTCTGCCTTTGAGGTGTATAGGGCCCCGTCTGCGCGCTGCATGCAGGAATCCAGTGTGGTGTGAACAGCGTTGCTGAAGGCCGCTACGCCGATGCTGAGGGTCACTCGGATGGGCTGTCCAGCAAACTCAATCCGGAGCGCTTCCACCGCCTGACGCAGTTGCTCGGCAACGGCGGTGGCCTCGGCGACGTCCGCGCCGGGCAGCAAAGCGACGAATTCCTCGCCACCGTAGCGCGCGAACAGGTCTGTCGGGCGCAATCTCGACTGACAGGTGCGGGCCACCTCACGCAGCACGGCGTCACCCGCCGCATGACCATGGGTGTCGTTGATCCCCTTGAAGCGGTCAATGTCCAGCATCAGCACCGACAGGGTCAGACACTCGCGCCGCGATTGCGCCACCTCCCGCTCGGCCCGCTCCAGGAAGTGCCGGCGGTTGAACACGCCGGTCAACGCGTCTATCCGCGCCAGGCGCTCAAGCTGCCGCTCGGCCTCCCGGCGCTCGGTCACGTCGAACAGCACCACGGCCTGCCCACCGTCGCGTCCCAGCCCGCCTCCAATCGGCGAGCGCTGTACCGAGAAGTGCAGGGTGGTCTCCCCCCGCGTCAGGGTGAGTTCGTCTCCAAACACCTCGCCTGCTGAACCGAGGTTCAGTCCCTTCAGGACATCCGCGGGCCGTGCGCCAACCACCTCTGCAGCCGGCAGGCCGAACAACGCCTGGGCAAAGGGATTGAGGTCCACGATGCGGCCAGCGGGGTCCAGCACCACGATGCCGGCCTGGATATGGTGAATGACGAGGTGATGCGCCACCGGCACCAACCGCAATCCGTTGTAGCGAAACAGCGCCAGCGCGAACAGCACTCCCGAGAACAGGAAGAAAAAGATCACCTCATCCACCCTGGGCAGCAGGTCCAGGCCGAAGAGGTCCTCGGACATCCGCCCCGCCAGCGGCACAAAGCCGCCCAGCGTCAGCAGCAGGCCCTGACGGCGAAAGAGGGGCTGAGCGGTGCGGTAGAACTGGGCGAACAGGCCCGTGCTGATCAGCATCAGCAGGTAGATGCCCGCGGCGTAGACCCAGAAGTACGCGCCGTGTTTCGTCTGCAGTTCGGGGAGGCCGGGTTCCAGGCGCAGATCCGTCCACATCAGGCCGTGTGCACCATTCGTCCACACCACCCCCAGCGTCAGCAGGGGCCAGAAGGTCAGCGCCCCCCGGAGGAAGGGACGGCGCAGCCAATCCGCGCGTCCTGTGGCCTGCAGGCAGAACACAAACCACAGCGCGGGAGTGGGGGATGCCCCCAGGTATTTCGCCATCACCCAGAGGGACTTGCCCTCTTGCGTCGGGCTGCACAGTTCCAGGACGTAGCACAGCGTCCAGACCGATAGGCCCACCATCAGGGCGCTGAAGGTCCGTGCCGCCGCTGTCTGCCGCCCGGCCGCGACGAGCGCCAGGCCCACCGTGAGCATGAAGGAGGCGAGGAAAGGCAGGGCGGTGGGGGTGAACTCCAACATGGCGTCTCCTGTGGGCGGACCGGGCCTATGGGTCGAAATCCAGGGTGATGTTCAGCGTGCCGCGGTACAGTCCAGCTGGAACGAGCTGGCCTGCCGGAAGGGTGAGGGTGGCGGTGAGCGGAAAGCTCTGCACGTCTCCCACCAGCCCGCTGAGCACGAGGGGAAAGGTCACGCTGCCCGCTGTGCCGTCGCCCCAGCGCTGGCTGCCGACCAACAGCGAGTAGCGCAGCGCCGGGCCGCCGGGCGCGCCGCCCTCGTACAGGGCGCGAACCGAGGGGGAGCCGTCCAGCCGGGCGTGCGCCGTGACCGCCGTGCCGTCCAGCGTACAGGTCACGGTGCCGGGCGTGACCACCAGGGTGGTGGGGGCAGCATCGGTCCACAGGTACGCTGTGGTGAGCGCGACGTTCTGGGCGGTCAGCACGCAGGAAGTCGCGCCCGCCCATGAACCCAGGGCGAGCAGCGCCAGTGTTTTCAGGAACCGCATGCGGGCACCTCTCCTTTCGGTCCAGTCACCACGTGGCACCTCTGCGTTCCGTCCTCTGAACGCAGCAGGGCGGGCACACCCGCCGGCAGGGGCGGCAGCAGCGCGGCACCTTCATCGTCGGCAGTGAAGACCTGCCCAGCCACTTCCAGCGTCGCTCCAGCGGCGGAGTGTCCCTCGGCCCACCGCAGGGTGACCCACCGCGAGACCGTGAAGTTCTCCCGCCAGTCCAGTTCGTTCACGCCGGCGCGGTCGGGCAGCAGGCCCACCCGGTCTTGCCGGTAACCCACCTCGATGGGCAGCTCCGAGGGATCAAACGAGAGCTGAAGCGGCAGCCCAGCCCGGAAGCCGGTGAGCACCACATCACCCGCCGCGTCGGTGCGGCCCTGCGGCTGACCGTTGACCCGCAGCGTCAGTCCCGGCACCCCCGTCTTCAGGAACAGGACCGATCCGTCACGCGTGCTGTTCCACGTGAGCTGCCCAGCCACCCGGCTGACGCTGCCTGTCACCGAGACCGCGCCCTGCCCCGAGCTGTTCACCGAGGCCGTCGCCGAGATGCCCCTGTTCAGGGTGTAGGTGCCTGCGACGTAGGGAGCGAGGTTCTGCACGTTCAGCCGCAGCAGGTCATTGTCGATGGCCTGCGTGTACTCCGCCGCGAAGCCCGGGCCGGGGCGGCCCTCTACCGCGACCGAGCGGCCCGAGCCGAGCATGAAGCGGCCCCGCACACGGAAACGCACGCCCTCCCGGCCCATGTCGGCGGAGGCCGAGAGCAGGGCAGCGGCGGTGGGACGGTAATCCAGCCCCACACGGCCGGACAGCTCGCGGCTGAGGCTGTAGGCCACGCTGGCGTACATCTCCAGGGACGAGCGGTTGTACGCGGCCACCAGCCGGGCCTCACTGCGGCGTGGGTCCGTTCCCGCCGGAGTCACGGTCCACGTGGAACTCAGGCCGAACGTCACGGGTCCGGTCCGGGCGGCGTAGCCCGCCTGCACCCTCGTTCCTACACCCTCGGCAGAGGGTGCCCCGGAGGGGCGCACCCCGAAGTCGGTGGAGGCGTTCAGGTTGGCTCCCTGTTCCCCGTCCTGCCACACGGCCCCCAGAGAGGCGCGGGGAGTCCCGTTTGACTGCTCGAACCCCGCCTGAAGGCTCACCTGGGGGGTCAGGACGTAGCGCCCCTCCACATTGGCTTCCAGTCCGGCGCGGGTGTTCCAGGCCACCTCGCCCGTTACGCCGAAGGAACCCGGTTGCAGCGCGCTGGCCTGGCGGTAGGGAAAGGTGCTCTGGCCCTCGCGCACACCATCGGTCCAGCGGACAGCCACCGTGCCGCTGGTGTATTTGGCCCGGACATCGGTCAGAACGAGGTGCCCCGCCGGAGCCAGGAAGGCGGTGCGGGTCTCGCCGTCCACCGTGACCTGCACCTCCGCGTCGCTGGGAAAGTCGAGTTCGATGGGCCCGACATCGCGCAACACCAGCCGCGACAGCGACGAACGAACGCCGAAGCGTTCCTCGCCGCTTCCAGCGTCCGCGAACGCGCCCACCTGCCAACTTGGGCTGAGATCGTAGTCGGCGCGCGCTCCGTAGACTGTACCGGGCGTGCGTCCCTGCCCCCCCGCCAGCCGCGCGCTGCCCTCCAGGCGCAGGTTGCCCCGCCAGTACTGCACGGCCACCTGCATCGCCGCAGTGTCCACGCCACGCGAGACGTCGGCGGCGGCCGCCACGCTGTAACTCAGGCGCAGCAGAGGCAGGTCGCTCGCGTAACTGACCTGGCCCGTCCCCACCCGGTAGGTCGTGGTGCCCAGCAGGGCGGGGTTGGCCTCTACCACCAGCGAGAGGGCCTGCCCGTCGAGCCTGGTGCGGAGCGTGGGGTTGAGCCGTACGAAGGCCACGCCGTTGCAGTCCTTCTGCGCCGCCACGTACCCTGCCTCAGAAGGGGTCAGGGCCGCCGCCTCCACCCACAACGCCTCTCCCTCCGGGTACACCAGCCGGGTGCCCCGGTTGCGCCCGCCGACCTCCAGCTCCACGTACAGCTCGAGGTCCTCGGTGCAAAAGGTTGGAGCGGTGGGGGGAGTGGCGACCAGCGAGGCTGTTTGCGTGGCGGTGCCGCTCTGTGCTCCCGAACTCCCCAGCAGGCCGAGGGTGAGCGCCAGCAGGGCCGGCCGAACGAACGGCGACGCGCGGAAGGTCATGCCCGCACCGTCAACGCGCTTCCGGAAGGGTCAGGCGTTGGGGCTGCGTGCCGAGCTGGTAGCTCAGGTTCACCGCACCCGTGCCAGGCAGGCCCGTCAGCGGCAGGCGTAGGGTGCCGCCCGCGAGCACCGTGACGCTTCCGGGCACAAGCTTCGCCTCCCCCACGGCAATGTTCACGTCCTGCAACGTCACGAAGTGTGTTCCTACGTTCTGCGCCACCAGCATCCGCTCGCCCGCCGTACCTTCCAGCGAGAACTTCAGCTCCGGCTGGCCGAGCTTGGGGTATGTCAGCAGCGGGACGCCCGCACGGTACAGCGCCTGTACCTGCATCCCCGCCGCCGCGTTGGGACTGCTCGCCGCGGGCAACTCCTGGATGTACACGCGGTAGGCCTTTTCGCCACTCCCCGGCGCGCCCCGCCACCCCACGCGAATCGTCTGCTGCTGTCCGGGTTTCAGGGTAAAGGACGTGGGATTGACGATCAGGTCGCGGCTCAGGGTGTAGCGGTCCGCGCCGTCCTGCGTCCAGGCCGCAAGTTCCACCTTGAAGCTGACCGGTACGGCCGTGTCATTGCGGACGCTGGTGGCGGTGGTGCGCGCCCCTCCTTCCAGCCGCAGCGAGGTGGGGGCGATGACGAACGAGGCGGCCCCGGCAGCCGAGCACAGGGTGACCGAAACCAGGGCACCCAGCAGCGGGAGGAGGGAAAAGGGACGGGACGCGGAGAGCATTCGTGGCACAGCGGCTCCTGGGACGGAAGGGAGAAGCGGGAAAGGAGCGGGAAGGGGAGCCGCGCGGACGCTCCTTTGCAGAAACGAAAGCGCAGCCCCGGGGGAAGTCAGAGTGGGAAATCCACCTTGACAACGATGGGGTAGACATAGACCCCAGCGGGCTTGTTTACGTCCACGTTGGCAGCTGGGAGCGTGATGGCGATGGTAAAAGTCTGCGCGGCCGTGCTGGTGTTATCGAACGCAAAGATTCGGCGGTCCGATCCCTTCATGGGCGATCCCATGACATTCACGTCAAAGGCTTTGGTCTCGTTGTCCGTCTTGTTCAGGGCGAGGCGCGCGCCACTGTCCTGGGGGTCTCTGGGGTCGAGGACCGCCATAGAGACCCGCGTGTCCCTGGCGACGCCTCCCGTCAGGTTGCACTGCAAGGTAAAAGAAGTGCTGCCCGCCGTGGTGCCCGTTCCAGTCCAGTACACAGTACCCAGGTCCACATCGGCAGCCTTGCTTAGGGAGCAGGCATGGCCGAGGGTGGCCCCGACGGTAAAGGTTTCGGAGGTGGACACGGCTACGCTCGTGGACGGATCGAAGGTGCCCGTACCCGCCGAAGCGGACGAGACAGCACTGAGGCTGAACAGCAGTAGGCTGATTTTAAGAAGGTTCACGTCAGTTCCTGTTGGCTCTTTAGAAAGGAAAGTCGATGGAGATGGTGACAGTGCCCTCATAGACACCTGCCGGGTGGTTCTCCCCAATCTGGCCGGCGGACAGGGTGGCCGTGACCGTGAACGTCTGCGGCGCGGTGTTCGTCTCATCGAAGTCGAAGCCGAAATCAATGTTGAGCGGTGATTTGGTGAGGTTCACCGTGAGCTGGTCGGTGTCCTCCGGGGGATCGGACGCACCGACGCGGACCAACGTCACGCTGTCATTGGGGCTCATGGACAGATCCAAGCCTGAGAAAAACCCAGTGTTGTTCGGCTCGTTGCACTGCACCGTGAAGGTGGTGCTGTCCGTAACGTCGGCAGTGCCAGTCCAGTAGATGGTGGAGAGAATGATGTCCGCCGGTTTACCCAGGACGCAGGCGCGGCCCACCGTCACAGATACTTCCGACTGTTCTGAGGTGGAGGTTTTGGCATTCGTGCTGGGATCGAAGGTGGCCGTCCCTGCGCCCGCCACCGAAGCAGCCGACAGGATCAGGCCGAGTAAGATTCCCGGCCAGGCCCTCATGGCGTGAAGTTCACCGCTACCGTGACCGTGCCCGTGTAGGTTCCGGCAGGCTTATCCACAGTCACTTGGGAGGCGGGGAGGGTGGCACCGATAGAAAAGCTCTGGGCGGCGGAGCTGGTGTTGTCGATGGTCAGGTTGCTCGGCGCCACGTTGACTGTGACCTGCTCGGCGCCGCCGCTGCGGGTCAGGGCCAGGGTGGTCGAGGGCGTGACGCTGAGGGTGGGGACGCCGCTCGTGCCCACGTTGCACTGCACGGTAAAGGTGGTGCTCTTGGTGCTGCTGCTGGTGCCTGTCCAGTACAGGGTACCGAGGTCGATGTCCGCGGGCTTGCTCAGCACACAGGCATGGCCGATGGTCGCCTTGACCAGAAAGGACTCGGAGGTCCCCAGAGCCGCACTCGTACTGGGATCGAAAGTGGCCGTCCCGGCAGAGGCGAGGGGTGAGGCGAACACGAACGCGGACAGCAGGGCGAACTGGACTTTCTTCATGGGAACTCCTGTTGGCGGGCCGCTCTCAACCTGACCGTGGGGTCAGGCATGGGCCAGACAAAAATGTTTCTGACGTGAGATCAGAGTAAGAGGACCTTGTTAAGATGTTGTTAACTTCCTTATGCTCCTCGTCCGCCCTCCCACCCACGCCGATCAAGGACGAAAAAGTCGCCATCCAGACGCATGAAAACCATACTGATCGTCGATGACAAACTGAATCTGGTCCGCCTGCTGCAGGACTACCTGGGCAGCGTGGGCTACCAGACGGTGGCGGCCGAAAACGGGCACAGCGCGCTCTTTGCGGCCCGGCATGCCCGGCCGGACCTGGTGCTGCTGGACCTGATGATGCCGCAGCTCGACGGCTTCGGCTTTCTTGAACGCTTCCGGCAGGAGTCGGGCGTTCCCGTTATTGTCCTGACCGCGCGCGAACGGCGCGAGAACGCAGTCCAGTGCCTCTCGCTGGGGGCGGACGATTACGTGACCAAACCCTTTGACCTGCCGGAGCTGGAGGCGCGGATCAGCGCTGTATTGCGCCGGGCAGCCCGCCAGGCCCCGGAGAGCCAGCCGCTGCGCGTCGGGGAACTGACCCTCGATCCAGTGTTGCGGACCGTGACGCGCGGCAAAGAGCCGCTTCCCCTGACGCCCGCCGAGTACGCGGTGCTGCACCGCCTGATGCTGGCCCCGGGGCGCGTGGCGAGCCGCTCGGAACTGCTGGGCTGCATTGAGGGAGACCGGGAGCGTTCCAGCCTGGAACGGACCGTGGACGTACACGTTCGCAAACTGCGCCTCAAGATCGAGTCGGACCCCGCGCAACCCCGCTACCTGTTGACGGTGTTCGGCGCGGGCTACCGCCTGAACCCGGACGCCCTCCTCGCACCCGCGTGAACCTGCACCCGGCCCGTTCCCTGCAACTGCGGCTGGTGCTGTGGCTGGCGGGGGCAAGCCTGCTGAGCCACCTGCTGTTTGCGGCGCTGACGCCCACGATTCTGCTCCAGCTCTACCGTCAGGAGCTGGTGCAGGAACGGACCGAGCGCACCGCCACCCTGGCGCTGACGCACTACCGCCGCGCCGGGTCCTGGCGGGGCTTTGCCTTCCCGGCGCCGGCGGTTTCTTCCGCCTCCCCCCCGGCGCGAACGCGGGGGAGCGTCAGACCTCCCCTGCTGCTGGACCCCCGGGGCAACGTGGTGGCGCACGGAGCGGGCGAGGCACCCGCACGTGTAGACCCCCGTGCCGTGCGAACCCGGCCCCTGACTTTGAATGGGCAGACCGTGGGGTACTTGGTGCCGGGCAGTCCGCCTCCCAACCCCCCTGAGGAGCGGGCCGTCATCTCCGCCATGAGCCGCAGCATCTTTCTGGCAGCCCTGTCACGGCTGCTCACCGTCGTACTGCTGACCGCGCTGCTCACGCGGGGCGTGCTGCGCTCGCTGGAGCGGCTGACGCAGGCGGCCCGGCAATTTACCCTGGGCCAGCCCTACCGCCCGGTCCCTGTGCGCGGTCAAGACGAGGTGGCGGTCCTGGCAGAGACGTTCAACGAGATGCAGGCCGAGATCGCGCGCGCAGACGCTGGGCGACGCCGGATGCTCTCCGATATCGCGCACGACCTCAGTACCCCGCTCACCATCGTT
The sequence above is a segment of the Deinococcus hopiensis KR-140 genome. Coding sequences within it:
- a CDS encoding chitinase, with protein sequence MRTRLGSILALGLLLSACGQENTAQVSSTRSGGSALQAQASTTPTATFSTSSAWDSGFGGVITLRNPTATAIKGWTLKFRFNGNAALTGTPWGAGGAVSKDSTGLYAITPNTWGGDTIPAGGAVTVSYDGTGTFSGVNTCTLNGNPCDGTTPPADTTAPTVSVTANPTGVTAAGTVNLSAAASDNVGVTKVEFYRGAILLSTDTTSPYTAADSVTSAQNGTQTYVAKAFDAAGNTRSASANVTVNIAGTTPGTGALPRHALIGYWHNFDNGSGYVRMKDVDPGWDIINLSFAENKPGGAEGEVAFTLCPPASCGANAESEADFIAGIRGQQAKGKKVLISLGGANAHIQLNTTLARDNFVRTMGDIISRYGLNGLDIDLEGGSLALNSGDTDLNNPTTPAVVNLIAAVKSLKARFGSGFVLTMAPETAYVQGGYSSYGGIWGAYLPLIHKLRDELTVLQVQHYNTGSLVGTDGRTYTPGTADFHVAMTDMLITGFALGGNPQNVFPGLRPDQVAIGLPSGTRSASSGYTAPAEVQKALNCLTRAVDCGAYRPAKTAPSLRGLMSWSINWDRADGLNFSGAHRTFLNNLP
- a CDS encoding histidine kinase N-terminal 7TM domain-containing diguanylate cyclase: MLEFTPTALPFLASFMLTVGLALVAAGRQTAAARTFSALMVGLSVWTLCYVLELCSPTQEGKSLWVMAKYLGASPTPALWFVFCLQATGRADWLRRPFLRGALTFWPLLTLGVVWTNGAHGLMWTDLRLEPGLPELQTKHGAYFWVYAAGIYLLMLISTGLFAQFYRTAQPLFRRQGLLLTLGGFVPLAGRMSEDLFGLDLLPRVDEVIFFFLFSGVLFALALFRYNGLRLVPVAHHLVIHHIQAGIVVLDPAGRIVDLNPFAQALFGLPAAEVVGARPADVLKGLNLGSAGEVFGDELTLTRGETTLHFSVQRSPIGGGLGRDGGQAVVLFDVTERREAERQLERLARIDALTGVFNRRHFLERAEREVAQSRRECLTLSVLMLDIDRFKGINDTHGHAAGDAVLREVARTCQSRLRPTDLFARYGGEEFVALLPGADVAEATAVAEQLRQAVEALRIEFAGQPIRVTLSIGVAAFSNAVHTTLDSCMQRADGALYTSKADGRNRSTVAA
- a CDS encoding protein kinase domain-containing protein, whose product is MTTPDAPSTPPLVWTPPGQVELVRTLGGGWLGEVHEARESSSGRQVALRLIAPERIAQLGQIVDLLGPSARQEGAHRLPVTLPQAEGGHLFYTMALAEGGSLRSWLDAARTADAALSVDLLLDLLTQVARGLAEAHAGGQVHGNLKPENVLLHPHEGGMHVWLSDFGWSALRPSEAANPYLSPEQRAGRPAESQADLHAAGVMLCGGLQELLGQKVDLPPSPERLAALPAALRDVIRSCVSGEFSGADALAAQLAEVRTYIGRVGLGPVAEPAALRLMLGESRGVQLHPGAVGEGRALRVAVGGVPSEWVSLPAQAQADGPLAVRVAVPRTASVKPGTHTAEFRFLAASSDSARHHGAEELARLTLPLEVLPFEQGYLELMAKPGRSGGTVALHLANRGDVPEHYRLDYTLPTGSRWVGQPPPRELDLPPGGEYRTTFAVRCPPVWGPARPRRVLVFAQGRPWGSPEGRTRPLEARATFLQRPALPLWAGLPALAAVLAGLGSLALPPRIAAFNASDTQPGEGVPFALRWQVPGARTVRIRELPGRRLPAQGQLRVPGVDQPQTYTLVAQGRLTSASRQITVWPVREAPQIVRFDVTPRNAPVGSRVRVTWRVAHAAHVTLAPFGDVPAEGTRTLPLTRSTAFELTAGDPVAEDLDGRGVLQRSIRATLAAPRIERFRAEPPVVVRGQPVTLRWQVRSARTVRLAPLGNLPASGERTFVPTESGPLVLKASSGEQEVLARAEVHVHAPPPRITAFEVLASAPVPGQPLPLRWNTAGSVGVKLRWNGGSRTLPPQGKLGLSVPPTVKRLTLVARNAEGQGVEQVRTLKWAVPPAITLTQPAPPSAPPPTTRPAPHPERVSAVAKPAPTPPQAQTSAQVQTSPKAQLPRQVSASPPAPASPAPARSAPQPRILSFRAAPAALQAGESTTLRWQVSGTGRVRIPGLRGPQDGLFPAQGSVTLRPTGDQTYVLVAGKQRAEVRVRVQTAQPAPTAPVRAPAPTAQVRPPAATAPVRAPAATAQVRAFSALPATLNPGERAVLTWDVGGVSKVFLAGLSGPNPDGSFPPQGRVQTLAARGDQVFVLSAGGKRTTLTVPLVPLVQRGPAPSTEPAPAPVRPPAQPAQEDITPASPVEGTWQHTFGTLRLEVQGRHVRGVLASDRTGFPGGTIRGTLSGSAPVLTLNGRVTQGEVATAFLLRFDTTSQTFTGFAAQRGERGRWCGWRMGADPPGCGE